TCAGgtattgtatttatttgattaattaattaactatttattgATTACATGTatgtttggaattttttttttgtgtatttatgtttttctttaattatctttgtcaatgcttattttTGACAAGTTGAGTTATGGttttgaacaattgaatgaGTGGAATGAATGACTAAGAGTATGAAGGATTTTGATAGGTTTAGGGAAACAAAAGCTAAGAAATTGCAAATTGCTCAGTTAATTTGATATAATTTAGGGATAGATTGATGTGTGCTAAAAAATGGATAGATTTCATTTCTCACCAAATTGGGAGGAGGAAACTACAAATTGCCAGTTTACAGCTTTGTCAAACCATTATTCTATTACGTGGTTAGTAATCATTTTAGGTGTAGTCTCTACCATTTACCATTTAGAACACGTGGTCTCATCATTTAGgtccttaataaaaaataatttttaggcAGAAGTGGAAGGGGTAAACAAGAAGTTAAAATTGtgtaacgaaaaaaaaaaaaaactttgcgcgacgtaggtacacatgcgtcgcgcaaaatatctttgcgcgacgaataccTACGTCGCGCGAAGatgctttgcgcgacgtaggtgtacatacgtcgcgcaaagttttatttattttttccttttgcttttcttttggggttcttgcattgcctttttcttttgtggtattcacttgtgtaaatgttttaaattgacgatcgaattagttccttgtattcatataggatccaagagtgtagctgtaaaaaatcattaaaatcggagttaaaataaccgttaaattatgattttttcgTTTATGACCGTCGAAACATTTTGTCCTGgtacttgatctctgaaggtttgttttttgccatttttggcgtataagatcttgaagcatatacaaacaagtttgacggttggatcgttgaaactagtttcgtacaatgcgtatcccattaaaacgatagattccctaacatttagattttatttatactttcatcaagtataacataagattttgtggtatccacttgtgtaaatattttgaattgacgatcaaatcagttccttgtattcatataggatccataagtgtagctgtaaaaaatcatcaaaatcggagttaaaataaccgttaaatcgtgatttttttgtttataacagtcaaaaaattttgtcccgttacttgatctctgaaggtttgtttttttccatttttggcgtataagatcttgaagcatatacaaacaagtttgacggttggatcgttgaaactagtttcgtacaatgcgtatttCATTAAAACGATAGATTCCCTAACATTTAGATTTTATTcttactttcatcaagtataacataagattttgtggtatccacttgtgtaaatattttgaattgatgATCAAATCCgttccttgtattcatataggatccataagtgtagctgtaaaaaatcatcaaaatcagagttaaaataaccgttaaatcgtgatttttttgtttataaccgtcgaaaagttttgtcccgttacttaacctcagaaggtttttttttttttgccatttttggtGTATACGATCTCGActcatatacaaacaagtttgacggttggatcgttgaaactagtttcgtacaatgcgtatcccattaaagCGATATATTCCCTAACACTTtggattttatttatactttcatcaagtataacataagattttgtggtatccacttgtgtaaatattttaaattgatgatcgaatcagttccttgtattcatatagaatccaggagtgtagttgtaaaaactcatcaaaatcggagttaaacaaaccgttaaattgtgattttttcgtttataaccgtcgaaaagttttgttctgttacttaatctttgaaggtttttttttttgccatttttggtgtatacgatctcgaagcatatgcaaacaagtttgacggttggatcgttgaaactagtttcgtacaatgcgtatcccattaaaacgatagattccctaacacttggattttatttatactttcatcaagtataacataagattttgtggtatccacttgtgtaaatattttaaattgacgatcgaattagttacttgcattcatataggaaccagaagtgtagctgtaaaaaatcaccaaaatcagagttaaaataaccgttaaatcatgatttttttgtttataaccgtcgaaaagttttgtcccgtcaCTTGATCTGTGAACGtttgtttttttgtgatttttggcatatgtgatcttgaagtatatataaacaagtttgacggttggatcattgaaactaattttgtacaatgcgtatcccatcaagttcaatggtgtatatatatatatatttatttattaagtagatttaaatttatttattttgtatgtataacacttaagaaactGAATGGTATGtgtatttattaagtagctttaaatttattattgtagctTGGGtctaaattttgttaaaaaaatatattattgtgggttttatgtaaaaaaaaaaatttaaggagAATAAAGTtaatttttagtaaattttataataaatatttttttttgaaatatactttgcgcgacgacagAATGTGATCGTTGCGCAAAAGCACTTTGCGCGACCTCATAATTTATAGGTGCGTCGCGCAATTGTTAAAATTTTGGCGGtataattgaaacaaataaacgCTTTTTAGGGCTTAATTGGAAAAGATTCCAGACGCTACCCGcccatctgtctctctcttccctctggCTCGCTCGGTCTCTCTCCCCTCTTGCTCATCTcgccctctctctcactccgtcTCGCTCACGCTTAGAGCCGAGTGCTTCTCCTGCTTATTTTCACACAGCACAAGCTCACAATCTCCCCTCTCCACACCCAGACGACGTCGTTTGCTTCGGTTTCCTCTTAAGAACAACTTGGAGTTGAGAGTCCTTTCTCGTTCACACAGTTGGCTCTGCGTGCGACTGTGTCTGAGCGATGAGCAGTCGAGCAGTGGAAGACGACGCACTGGCCAAAACCGCAAGAGCTGTCGAAGCTCTTTACCTCCTCCGAGACACCTACTTTTCGGCCGACCCGGATGACAAAATCTCCAGATTAAACATCGATTCCGATCTTGCCCTCAACCTCCTCGATTCCATTCCTCTTGGTAATTTTTCCATTTACCCATTTCGTTTTAATCTCTGTTAATTCCATTTGAAGCTGACCTAAGTGCCCTTTTATTATAAACCCGATTTGTGCCTTTCTCTTTTGTGGGTTTTCGTTGATATGCTCGTTTCAACTTTGAAGTTCCAATTTTGGACTACATTGGTACACATAGAAGcttaaaatttgagaaatagaCTAAAAAGTTGATGAATTCAAAATCTCCCCCTGATAAAAGTGTTGTTTCTGTAACGATAATGCCTACATTGTGTTCTCGAATCGCTGTCACTGCTAAttcctttattattattttgcacTTGTATTTGTATCTTATTAGTTCAAGTTTCAAACACGGTGTCTTTTACCAGAGCAAAGAAAACATCCGGCTCAATGTGCGAAATACGAATATCTTAGAGGAAAGATACTGGATGTTTTACCGAACTATAGAAAAGAAGCAGAGGATAATCTCTCAAAGGATGTAAGAATGCATTGTGACTTCCTGTAGTTGAGCATGTTTGTAATGCTTTCAGTTCACTTCCTGAAATATAAACGGCGATGTAGGTTAAGTTGAATCCATCTCTTGCAGATGCTTGACTATGTTTAGGTAACTGCACTTAGAAGAAGGGAGATCTATCTTCAGCCAAGAACTGCTTTAATCTTGCCTTAAGCAAGGTTCTTCTTGATTAGATTTTTGTAGTTTTATTACAGTGACCTCTCGATTCATTGTACTATAAATTTTATGATTGATATGTGCATTGCGTTTGGAGGCATGGTCCAAACAGGCAGATACTTTGTCAACTTTCGATGCTTGAAAGAAAAATGGCTCAAGGCAACCATTTTGTCGCTCAACTTGTTTTTCCTGTTGTTTTTCATGATGTGTGTGTCATTATGCTTACCAagttttcatcatttttctagGTACCGACAATGAGGCAGAACTTGTTGATGAAAGCATTCAACATGCCAAGGAAGCCATAACTCTTGATGTCAAGGATGGCAATTCATTGTGTAAAATCTCATAATCAACCTTCTCAAAAAGTTTTATGTTCTTCGGATTTGAGTAAGATTTATACTTGATAAGTTGTATAGCATGTAACACTTCTGCAATCTTTGAAGGCATACCAAAATGCTGCAAGTGCTTAAAGTAAGAACTACCGCAGAGTCAGTTGTCTATGTGCTGTATTTCTTGTAAGTATGGATCTTCTGTCAGTTAGAAGATGTTCTAATGTTTTATGTTGCGTATCAGGAAAAGGATGAAAGAATGCAGTCCAATCCAGACCTATATTTTAACTGTGCCACTGTAAGCTCAGTTTTTCTTGTGTGGAATTAATACTCATAAGTTTGTCAAGTAGATGATGATCCGTCAATCTTTCTTTTCTATGAATCAGCGTCTAGATAGGTTAAAGATAGAGTTTTACTAATACAAGTGGAGAGAATAGGAAACAGTAAtgataaattatatattattttctgtttttgttaAGTAAAGAGGAGGATGTATGAAGTGACATAAGTTGGTGTTGATGGTGGCCCTGCTGCAAAGGATTTGGCTCCCAAGTTTAATGTGTTCAAGAAAAATTTATCTGTTAAGCTAGGGGTTACAATACTGGAGATAGACGTaagtctttttatttctttctctgCAGTTTCTCCCTTGGATTCTATGGTCAGTTGCGTATTTGTAGTTTGACTTTTGATATCGGAATTCAGATTTCAATTAGCTTGCTCAGTTAGTGGGTCGTTTCCCAAAAGTGAAAATGGACATCATGGAGTTAAACCCCAATTCTTTTGAATTGGATTGTAAATCCGGTTTTCGGCCTGGGAAGCCCAGGAAGGCGAGATTGCAACCCAGTTTTCGGCCCAGGACGAGAAGATGAGTATGATCTTACGAGCTTTACAGATGTTCAGCCTCCAAATCTTGATGTCAGCACTTGATCTTGCTCCACCTTCGACCTCCCAACCACTTCGCTTAGTCGATACCCAGTAGCTTGATGCATCAAGATTAGAAGGCTActtgttgtagtttttttttttatattttttatattcgaacatcttgtatgtacattttcatatattttataaataaatattgtttcttggtttattaattattgtttagaatttaattacaatatttattcttctaaaaaaaaaatacaatatttattaaaaattaaataatttttgcaaaaaaaaaaaggtttgcgcgacgaagaagttcctacgtcgtgcaaaacaactttgcgcgacgcaagtccctacgtcgcgcaaaatccactttgcgcgacgcatgtaacccgtcgtcgcgcaaagtggatTTGCGTGACGCATTCTACGTCGCGCAAAaaagctttgcgcgacgtagcctacgtcgcgcaaagtggatTTGCGCGACGATGGGgtacatgcgtcgcgcaaagccttCTGTCACTGCCTTGCCGCGACGGTTTGCGCGCGACGAAGGTGAATTGGGCAAagttttgcgcgacgtttttttactttgcgcgacgaatgacctgcgtcgcgcaaagtgttttttttactagtgttccgatatcatcgatattttattcCATGCTCATGACCACCCTAGCTGATTAATGAGATCGATAGTCCTCTCTGCATTTGAAGAATGGAAAATGATTTATGCACCTTCAATATGTTTCTCTTGTTAATACATTTTTGTCTACAATTGTCTGTTGAGTTTTTATTATATTTGACTAGCATTTgtctacacactttgtgtgtataaacacatttttttagaaaatgaggggggagagagagagagagagagagagagagagagaatgtcgGGGGAgtgtgaggtttttttttttttttaattttaaatattagagatattttaacatcacttATAGGTGatgcttcaataaaaaacagtaaaatttgtacttatgaaattacattattgccttcatttttttattgtgatagaagactaagttatattttcatcctcttttggttgataaagaaggtttcattaattaataaagaTAAAGAGACTAATTAAACGCAAACaagtaaaaagagaaaaaaaaaatgtgtgaaaatgaTTTTCCATGTCATGTTGTCATCAGACTCACCATCCCCAGGATGATCAATGAGATCGATATagagtcctctctctctccacttGCAGAAACTTCAATTCGTGCAAACTCATCAATataattttccatttttcccCTAAAGTCCATGccaattttccatttttcccCTAAAGTCCATGCCAATTTTCCACTTATACAACCACTTTCAACAAAGGAATTCTTTATCCTTTACAAAAATGATGGAACTTTTTACCCACATTTGCTCAGAAATTATAGTTACGTATGTACTTTGCCAAATCAATGAACTTACTAATTACCATATTTATCAGAAGCACAATCTGATGTGATCATAATCATGGACTGCATTATGAAATTGATTCGTTGAAACCCAAAACCTTAAAACAGTGGATAAATTGGGTCAATGGTCTCCATTGCAATGACCCTAAACCCTAGGTTGTATAATCTGCGTGCAAGCAATCTATATTTTATAGTAATTATTTGCATGTGTCTTGGAATTCAGGGTTAGGACTTAGGGTATTGAAAATTATAattactgatttttttttatacaaatacaATTGCAAATTTTCCATTCTTTTGGAGGGGCTTTTCCAAATTCCAAATAGGAGATCTTAGTGATTCAGGACTAGAAGCAACAAAGACACATCATACAAGGTGAAATTGACTTCCACTTTGTAGAGTTCAACTTAAAGTTAGTTCAGTTGAAccaaattttgatatgttaATAGAGTAGATACGTAATTGACAAGACTTGTCGTTATCATAAATTATATTGCGCATACGCAACGTACTAATAAATTTGGTGCATTATATTTTCTGAGGCGGAAAGAAGAACAAATATGGGGTTGACAAAGTTTCATGCTCGTATTTATCATCACTAGTTTGAAAGGACGTTTTTGAATTAGTTGTAAAAACATGAATTGGATGCAGCAacgtaaatatataaatatccaCAGTGTGGTGTCAGATCACTTCTCAAATCATTTCAACCAGATTTTGATGCCTCAGACACACAAAAACTTGGTAAGTAATTGCCATAGTATCAAGTAATCCAAATTAACTATGGATTGTGAAGAACAAACatgattaattgattaattataaaGCTAACACATATGTATCACATTGAATTGACCTTCATTTTGTGAGAGCACTCAACGACTCTGATGGGTTAGCAAGACATAGCacaatgagagatttttcagtgtgatcgaaACACGAAACAATATGTCATACGTGTAATACCATAGAAGCGTACTGCTCTGTATTCCGATTAATACTGAAATCTAGCACTGCAAGTCGGCAATGGCCTCACTTGGGCCCTAGTTTGGTCTTGGAGTAAAACAAACaatgaaacaaacaaagaagCAACTTGTATTTCCATGGGCCTACCCAATTGGACAAACCTGATGCCACTCTGAACCAAGTAAAACAGCAGTTGGTCCAACACCCAAAGCCCTTGTCCTTGATATTTCGTCTCTATGCATGTTAAACTTTCTTTATCACCAACAATATAGCCTAAGGGCCTACTCTACATTTGGGGTTGTGTTTGTATGGTTCATGGCTTTGGTGATTTGACACAAAAGTGCAATAGTGGAACTATGAATTCCAAATGTTCTTT
This genomic interval from Malus domestica chromosome 05, GDT2T_hap1 contains the following:
- the LOC114819257 gene encoding uncharacterized protein → MSSRAVEDDALAKTARAVEALYLLRDTYFSADPDDKISRLNIDSDLALNLLDSIPLGTDNEAELVDESIQHAKEAITLDVKDGNSLCIPKCCKCLKKRMKECSPIQTYILTVPLFSLGFYGQLRICSLTFDIGIQISISLLS